Proteins encoded together in one Romeriopsis navalis LEGE 11480 window:
- a CDS encoding transglycosylase domain-containing protein, which translates to AQVLDDLGTLLGDEVAQEGNFIIETGLDPRMQQQAEKILLNSVNTTGASIGFSQGAITTLNYRTGEIMAMVGGKDYNENQFNRASQAERQTGSTFKIFAYTTALEKGISPGTAYSCGALVWQGQQYGGGCGGGSMDFYSGVARSSNPVALRVAKAVGLNSVIQTARRMGLTSKLEAVPGLVLGQSSSSLLEMTAAFGVLGNGGVKMPVRTIRRVWDSNTCKDRQNFKTCRLVFDAADEAGTPVLQASTANTMTTLLRGVVTNGTGGSAAIGRDEVGKTGTTNNGVDLWFIGYVPSREIVTGVWLGNDNNQPTSGSSAQAAQLWGKYMAQALK; encoded by the coding sequence ATGCCCAAGTCCTCGATGACCTGGGCACCCTCTTAGGGGATGAAGTAGCACAGGAAGGCAACTTTATTATCGAAACTGGACTTGATCCCCGGATGCAGCAGCAGGCCGAAAAGATCTTACTGAATAGCGTTAACACCACGGGCGCAAGCATCGGTTTCTCCCAAGGGGCAATTACAACGCTGAACTACCGCACCGGCGAGATCATGGCCATGGTGGGCGGGAAAGACTATAACGAAAATCAATTTAACCGGGCGAGCCAAGCTGAACGCCAAACCGGTTCGACCTTCAAAATCTTTGCCTACACCACAGCCTTAGAAAAAGGTATTTCCCCCGGCACTGCCTACTCCTGTGGTGCATTGGTCTGGCAAGGGCAGCAGTACGGGGGCGGCTGCGGCGGCGGCAGTATGGATTTCTACAGTGGCGTGGCCCGTTCCTCGAACCCCGTCGCCCTGCGCGTTGCCAAAGCAGTAGGCTTGAATTCCGTGATTCAAACGGCCCGCCGCATGGGCCTCACTTCAAAGCTGGAAGCCGTACCCGGTTTGGTGCTGGGACAAAGTAGCTCCAGTTTATTGGAGATGACCGCTGCCTTTGGGGTATTGGGCAATGGTGGCGTAAAAATGCCGGTGCGGACAATTCGCCGGGTTTGGGATAGCAACACCTGCAAAGACCGCCAGAACTTCAAAACCTGTCGCTTGGTATTTGATGCGGCGGACGAAGCCGGGACACCAGTGCTCCAGGCTTCGACGGCCAATACAATGACCACCCTACTGCGAGGCGTAGTGACAAATGGCACGGGAGGTAGCGCCGCGATCGGCCGTGACGAAGTCGGCAAAACTGGCACAACCAACAATGGTGTGGATTTGTGGTTTATCGGCTATGTCCCGAGTCGAGAAATTGTCACAGGTGTCTGGCTCGGGAACGACAATAATCAGCCGACTTCTGGCAGTAGCGCCCAAGCCGCTCAGCTATGGGGAAAATATATGGCCCAAGCCCTGAAATAG
- the tsaB gene encoding tRNA (adenosine(37)-N6)-threonylcarbamoyltransferase complex dimerization subunit type 1 TsaB: MTYGLAIHTSSPELGFALDNFHGDQRAAAWNLGRESSTQMHDRLASFLPPQMWTDLAFVTVAIGPGGFTGTRLGVVLGRTLAQQLNIPLFGISSLMAIADAQMAELDQIAIDMPAQRGAIYAAIYCRQAPAQYHSIFPDQVLQPDDWAQQLAQRAPLPKITAIAEQGRYAPNLLAIAHAQWQAGHQPNWSTVLPYYGQHPVVQN; the protein is encoded by the coding sequence ATGACCTACGGCCTTGCAATCCACACCAGCAGTCCTGAACTCGGTTTTGCGCTGGATAATTTCCATGGTGATCAGCGGGCGGCTGCCTGGAATCTCGGGCGGGAATCGTCAACGCAAATGCACGATCGCCTTGCCTCATTCCTGCCGCCGCAAATGTGGACTGATTTAGCCTTTGTGACGGTGGCGATCGGGCCAGGTGGATTTACCGGCACGCGCTTAGGTGTGGTTCTGGGGCGGACCCTGGCCCAACAACTAAACATTCCACTGTTTGGTATCTCTAGCCTGATGGCGATCGCTGATGCGCAGATGGCCGAACTCGATCAAATTGCCATTGACATGCCTGCTCAGCGGGGGGCAATTTATGCTGCAATCTACTGTCGCCAGGCTCCGGCTCAATACCACAGCATATTCCCGGATCAAGTATTACAACCGGATGACTGGGCCCAGCAGCTAGCGCAGCGGGCGCCGTTGCCAAAAATTACAGCGATCGCCGAGCAGGGCCGCTATGCGCCCAACCTTTTAGCGATCGCCCACGCACAATGGCAGGCCGGACACCAACCTAACTGGTCAACGGTATTGCCTTACTATGGTCAACACCCAGTTGTGCAAAACTGA
- a CDS encoding DUF3593 domain-containing protein, with the protein MMNKETLFALSLFPYLGFLWFMTKSQQTPKGALIGFYLLLVFVGVTIPAGIYAKTVYNAELANVDWLHGSAESFLTLTNIFVVIGFQQAIRAAKSNRTES; encoded by the coding sequence ATGATGAACAAAGAAACCCTATTTGCCCTATCGCTCTTTCCATACCTGGGATTTCTCTGGTTTATGACCAAATCCCAACAAACGCCGAAAGGTGCGTTAATCGGGTTTTACTTGCTCCTGGTCTTTGTCGGGGTCACAATTCCGGCCGGAATCTATGCGAAAACTGTTTACAATGCGGAGCTTGCGAATGTGGATTGGCTGCATGGTAGCGCCGAGTCCTTCTTGACGTTGACCAATATTTTTGTTGTGATTGGCTTCCAACAAGCCATCCGCGCTGCCAAATCGAATCGCACTGAATCCTAG
- a CDS encoding DUF2499 domain-containing protein: MHALSIPTWVIHISSVIEWIAAIVLIWQFATVTQRPAWRALSWGMLPALISAMCACTWHFFDNAVQLDWLVTLQAATTLIGNCTMMAAAWWIWKNATPSTQG; the protein is encoded by the coding sequence ATGCACGCACTATCGATTCCCACTTGGGTAATTCATATTTCGAGTGTGATCGAATGGATTGCGGCGATCGTTTTGATTTGGCAGTTTGCCACGGTCACCCAGCGTCCCGCTTGGCGCGCCCTTTCCTGGGGAATGTTGCCGGCCTTAATCAGCGCCATGTGTGCCTGTACTTGGCACTTCTTCGACAATGCCGTTCAGCTTGACTGGCTGGTAACGCTCCAAGCGGCGACGACTTTGATCGGCAACTGCACCATGATGGCAGCGGCTTGGTGGATCTGGAAAAATGCGACGCCTTCGACGCAAGGCTAA
- the csaB gene encoding polysaccharide pyruvyl transferase CsaB, which produces MKRAVLCGYYGMGNGGDEALLATLLQMLPPTVEPIVLSKTPTLTARRYQVEAVDRWNLLAIMGAFRRADVFIWGGGSLVQDVSSQISPLYYLGLMQLAQLMGLQTIAWAQGIGPLHSQLNRRLTRGVLRKCIAVSVRDQGSADLLTGWGITHTLAPDPVWAMETNSAVRSVQPDLAVAVNLRQHRTLTPERLAVLTQALIEFQQTSRAKMLLVPFQMSLDLDLGLALQQQLPGSELVQLEDPEDLRMLFDRVDLAIVMRLHGLIMAAAAGCRCFALSYDPKVTQVATTLGLPLSELGTLPTDATYFVQAWQDLALAQGLSRDQRQKLTHQAQQHQTLLATALAG; this is translated from the coding sequence ATGAAACGAGCGGTACTTTGCGGGTACTACGGCATGGGCAATGGTGGTGATGAGGCATTACTGGCAACATTGCTGCAAATGCTACCGCCAACCGTTGAACCGATCGTCCTCTCCAAAACACCGACGCTGACCGCCCGACGCTATCAGGTCGAAGCCGTCGATCGTTGGAATTTATTGGCCATCATGGGCGCATTTCGCCGGGCGGATGTGTTTATCTGGGGCGGGGGCAGTTTAGTTCAAGACGTATCGAGCCAGATAAGTCCGCTATACTACCTGGGCTTGATGCAACTAGCGCAGCTGATGGGACTGCAAACGATCGCTTGGGCCCAGGGAATTGGCCCCTTACACAGTCAATTGAACCGCCGCTTGACCCGAGGGGTATTGCGTAAATGTATCGCGGTGAGTGTGCGCGATCAAGGCTCCGCTGACTTGCTCACAGGATGGGGCATTACGCATACATTGGCACCGGACCCTGTATGGGCCATGGAGACTAACTCAGCGGTTCGATCCGTGCAGCCCGACCTGGCAGTGGCGGTGAATCTACGCCAACATCGGACATTGACGCCGGAACGCCTAGCGGTACTCACCCAAGCACTCATAGAATTCCAGCAAACATCCCGCGCAAAGATGCTCCTCGTCCCGTTTCAGATGAGCTTAGATTTGGATTTGGGGCTGGCCTTGCAACAACAATTACCGGGGAGTGAACTGGTGCAGTTGGAAGATCCAGAAGACTTGCGAATGCTGTTCGATCGCGTCGATCTGGCGATCGTCATGCGCCTGCACGGACTGATTATGGCAGCCGCTGCGGGTTGTCGCTGCTTTGCCTTGAGTTATGACCCCAAAGTGACACAGGTGGCGACCACCTTAGGCTTACCGTTGTCCGAACTGGGGACACTGCCGACCGATGCGACCTATTTTGTGCAGGCGTGGCAGGATTTGGCTTTAGCCCAGGGCTTAAGCCGTGATCAACGACAGAAATTGACGCACCAAGCCCAGCAGCATCAGACACTATTGGCAACCGCCTTGGCGGGTTAA
- the psaK gene encoding photosystem I reaction center subunit PsaK: MLTLLAVAGDIPTTAAWTPAVGAVMVGCNILAIALGKAFMGTPSKPPALPMPEMFGGMGLPALLATTSLGHIIGFGAILGLASKGIL, encoded by the coding sequence ATGTTGACTTTGCTTGCGGTTGCTGGTGATATTCCGACGACAGCTGCTTGGACGCCGGCAGTTGGGGCTGTGATGGTGGGTTGCAATATCTTGGCGATCGCCCTGGGTAAAGCATTTATGGGTACACCCAGTAAGCCCCCCGCATTGCCAATGCCGGAAATGTTTGGTGGCATGGGCTTGCCTGCACTATTGGCCACAACTAGCTTGGGCCACATCATTGGCTTTGGTGCGATCTTGGGTTTGGCCAGCAAAGGCATTCTCTAA
- a CDS encoding phycobilisome rod-core linker polypeptide — protein sequence MNTLSPNPSLMANPVRLAFVDRAAALEGIYRQLFKENRNFDFFRDASLDSAYIDGRLNTREMVRELLCGEMYRDYILGVNSNYHFVQLCFERVLGRPPEQTEKFQWSSLLASEGLNAFATKLTNSAEYTAAFGDDAVPSRRSLRLFTSDQNLPALPKEQSTKRYTGDGIAIEDYFGSTFRWEGRMPPKLVQNAGSVLIVAGVIELVRIAASTLLHL from the coding sequence ATGAATACGCTATCCCCAAACCCCAGTTTAATGGCTAATCCAGTGCGGTTGGCTTTTGTCGATCGGGCGGCGGCCTTAGAAGGCATTTACCGTCAATTATTCAAAGAAAATCGAAATTTTGATTTCTTCCGGGATGCGTCGCTGGATTCGGCTTACATTGACGGTCGACTTAACACCCGTGAAATGGTGCGTGAGTTGCTCTGTGGTGAAATGTACCGCGATTATATTTTAGGCGTAAACAGCAATTACCATTTTGTGCAGTTGTGCTTTGAGCGGGTGCTTGGCCGGCCGCCGGAGCAGACGGAGAAATTCCAGTGGAGTTCACTGTTGGCCTCTGAGGGCTTGAATGCCTTTGCCACAAAGCTCACAAATTCAGCTGAGTATACTGCTGCTTTCGGTGATGATGCCGTGCCGAGTCGTCGCTCACTCCGACTTTTTACCAGCGATCAAAACTTGCCTGCCTTGCCGAAGGAGCAAAGCACAAAGCGCTACACCGGCGATGGCATCGCGATCGAAGATTACTTCGGCAGCACGTTCCGTTGGGAAGGCCGCATGCCCCCGAAGTTGGTCCAAAATGCTGGTTCAGTCTTGATCGTAGCCGGTGTAATCGAATTGGTGCGGATTGCCGCGTCGACCCTTTTACACCTTTAA
- a CDS encoding TIGR03792 family protein, which translates to MVIEWLTLMVPADWHERFIAADTAIWTHFLAQQPGYVGKQIWRNPAKPDELTLLIHWQSRQQWKAIAPTALAAVEQEFRQNLGRSFDIIAANEYQPLADGSISSQRPMAD; encoded by the coding sequence ATGGTGATTGAATGGCTGACGCTGATGGTACCAGCGGACTGGCATGAGCGCTTTATTGCGGCTGATACTGCCATCTGGACGCACTTCTTAGCCCAGCAGCCGGGATACGTTGGGAAGCAAATTTGGCGCAATCCGGCAAAACCCGATGAACTAACCTTACTGATTCATTGGCAATCCCGGCAGCAGTGGAAAGCGATCGCCCCCACGGCGTTGGCTGCGGTTGAGCAAGAATTTCGGCAGAACCTGGGGCGATCATTCGACATTATTGCGGCGAATGAATATCAACCGCTTGCCGATGGTTCAATCAGCAGCCAGCGACCAATGGCAGACTAG
- a CDS encoding phasin family protein, whose product MDNNNWLNQLLMLGVGTTSIAAERFKAVSEEWVREGKLNPEQAAGFVNDLMKQMQTNQGDVEAQFQRQIRNIMQDMGVARQSEVDELRGRIDRLERQIRELENKRW is encoded by the coding sequence ATGGATAACAACAACTGGCTTAACCAACTGCTGATGCTCGGGGTCGGCACCACATCCATCGCCGCTGAGCGATTCAAAGCCGTCAGTGAGGAGTGGGTCCGCGAAGGCAAACTCAATCCGGAGCAAGCAGCGGGTTTTGTGAATGACCTGATGAAGCAAATGCAAACGAATCAAGGCGATGTCGAAGCTCAGTTTCAACGCCAGATTCGCAACATCATGCAGGATATGGGGGTAGCGCGCCAGTCGGAAGTCGATGAGCTGCGCGGTCGCATCGATCGCCTAGAGCGACAAATCCGCGAATTAGAGAATAAACGTTGGTAA
- a CDS encoding AAA family ATPase, with product MELDLPQIEARKQTLEAARVELKQHFVGIDDIIDDLLDYIQIWYLMPEILSRPIIINLWGMTGVGKTDLVRRLVKCLNFQDRFTEIELSNVDSTAWQTSVSEILESNNINDGESAIVLFDEIQRFNTLNPDGSPIQTTKFADFWELLSDGKLSKREKVDLDHYLQDYLFQQREQKRQRDRGQATGEEESHLGLYEAQQLKDMLKLDHDILDIADMSRWQMIEKLQQAKRKKQIYEPIDHAKTLVIISGNLDEAFSMATQTSESDIDADIFHAFTQKITLVDVKNALSRKFRPEQVARFGNIHLIYKSLKKTDFERLIEQEIQSIADKTQDKFGVVIHIDHSIHQLIYRNGVFPVQGVRPVFSSVVDILETNLSKFLFAALLNHQKTIDITYDFTTAEVVAIIGSMTQRLPFTGQVDKIRQSNLQDTVTNISVHESGHALAYMVLFGLAPLQLKSKLADSYAAGFTFPHQIHETRDTLVHKIKIYLAGGLAEELVFGAGLASIGRGHDRQQVTTLAAEYVRRYGFDPKYQANYAMDEAYELNKFTTDRTIEKMIARLVKETVELLKQYQPLLHDLSWQLAATGSLEASQAAAIALKHNLTVQVREEGFLHIPNYHQILQEGLSLPDTEQG from the coding sequence GTGGAACTAGATTTGCCGCAAATTGAGGCCCGTAAGCAGACTTTAGAAGCGGCGCGGGTCGAACTGAAGCAGCATTTTGTCGGGATTGATGACATCATCGACGATCTGTTGGACTACATTCAGATTTGGTATCTGATGCCCGAAATTCTCAGTCGCCCCATCATCATCAATTTATGGGGCATGACCGGTGTCGGTAAGACGGATCTCGTGCGGCGATTGGTGAAATGTCTGAATTTTCAAGATCGCTTTACCGAAATTGAGTTGAGCAATGTCGATTCAACGGCATGGCAAACATCGGTTTCAGAGATATTAGAGAGCAATAATATCAATGACGGCGAAAGCGCGATCGTGCTTTTCGACGAAATTCAGCGGTTCAATACACTGAATCCGGATGGCTCGCCGATTCAAACCACCAAGTTTGCCGATTTTTGGGAATTGCTGAGCGACGGTAAATTGTCCAAGCGAGAGAAGGTTGATCTCGATCATTACTTGCAGGACTATTTGTTTCAGCAGCGAGAACAGAAGCGGCAGCGTGATCGGGGCCAGGCAACGGGGGAAGAGGAATCCCACTTAGGTCTGTATGAAGCGCAGCAGCTCAAGGATATGCTGAAGCTCGATCATGACATTCTCGATATTGCCGATATGTCGCGCTGGCAAATGATTGAGAAGTTGCAGCAGGCAAAGCGCAAGAAGCAAATTTATGAGCCGATCGACCATGCCAAAACCCTGGTAATCATCAGCGGTAATTTGGATGAAGCCTTTTCGATGGCAACGCAAACATCGGAGTCGGATATTGATGCCGATATTTTCCATGCGTTTACCCAAAAAATCACGCTGGTTGATGTCAAGAATGCCCTGAGTCGGAAGTTCCGACCGGAACAGGTGGCTCGGTTCGGCAACATTCACTTAATCTATAAAAGTCTCAAGAAGACAGACTTTGAGCGGCTGATTGAACAAGAAATCCAATCGATCGCCGATAAAACCCAAGACAAGTTTGGAGTTGTTATTCATATTGACCATTCAATTCATCAATTGATTTATCGCAACGGTGTATTTCCGGTACAAGGCGTTCGGCCCGTATTTTCGAGCGTAGTTGACATCTTAGAAACGAATCTGTCGAAGTTTCTCTTTGCCGCATTGCTCAATCATCAGAAAACAATTGATATCACCTATGATTTTACGACAGCGGAAGTTGTGGCAATCATTGGCTCAATGACGCAACGACTGCCCTTTACCGGACAAGTTGATAAAATTCGTCAGAGTAATCTGCAAGATACGGTGACGAATATCAGTGTGCATGAATCAGGACATGCATTGGCCTATATGGTGCTGTTCGGACTGGCCCCATTACAGTTGAAATCAAAATTGGCCGATAGCTATGCAGCTGGCTTCACCTTTCCACATCAAATTCACGAAACCCGTGATACGTTAGTGCACAAAATCAAGATTTATCTTGCGGGTGGCTTGGCTGAGGAATTAGTGTTTGGCGCAGGGCTCGCCTCGATCGGGCGCGGCCACGATCGGCAACAAGTGACAACTTTGGCAGCAGAGTATGTGCGACGTTATGGGTTCGACCCAAAGTACCAGGCCAATTATGCAATGGATGAGGCTTACGAGCTAAATAAGTTTACGACCGATCGCACAATTGAAAAAATGATTGCGCGATTGGTTAAAGAAACAGTGGAATTATTAAAACAGTATCAACCATTATTGCATGATTTATCTTGGCAACTCGCAGCGACGGGGAGTCTAGAAGCATCACAAGCAGCAGCAATCGCGTTAAAGCACAATTTGACCGTGCAAGTTCGCGAAGAAGGGTTTCTCCATATTCCGAACTATCATCAAATTTTGCAGGAAGGGCTGTCATTGCCGGACACCGAGCAGGGATGA
- a CDS encoding GNAT family N-acetyltransferase, which yields MSHIASGYRIRLAELSDLAQLPAIEQAAAQQFQATPYSFIADLAPMSMSRLHQLWSAGKIWLVIDAMESPVGFAIIKFWDELIYLHEIDVHPRHTCQGLGRALVETICDWGKLQNYQAVVLSTFQDIPWNGAFYAKCGFQMIPQMELSPQLQQVRAQEVMAGLPIQQRICMRRHL from the coding sequence ATGAGTCACATCGCATCGGGCTACCGTATACGCCTGGCCGAGTTAAGTGATTTAGCACAATTACCCGCGATCGAGCAGGCCGCCGCGCAGCAGTTTCAGGCAACCCCCTACAGCTTTATTGCCGATTTAGCACCGATGTCGATGTCGCGTCTGCATCAGTTGTGGTCGGCCGGAAAAATTTGGCTCGTGATTGATGCGATGGAGAGTCCCGTGGGGTTTGCAATCATCAAGTTTTGGGATGAGCTGATTTATCTCCACGAAATTGATGTGCATCCGCGCCATACATGCCAGGGACTTGGACGTGCGTTAGTCGAAACCATCTGCGATTGGGGGAAATTGCAGAATTATCAGGCAGTCGTATTGTCAACGTTTCAAGATATCCCCTGGAATGGCGCATTTTATGCAAAATGTGGGTTTCAAATGATTCCCCAAATGGAATTATCACCGCAGTTACAGCAGGTCCGCGCACAAGAAGTCATGGCCGGATTGCCAATCCAGCAACGTATCTGTATGCGGCGGCACCTGTGA
- a CDS encoding phosphodiester glycosidase family protein, whose product MGKRAPHHFTEWVVPLASSICLITGGLWLANQLAGVGERPTANLRDLPIPIASNTKVAAAQTANGAIALPQKFSSARPIPIGHRKIAGEQIYLSLIDLTDPEIFLGVGLAHNAKQANSSKVTKGDEQFIKMVRRHRAAVTVSGTFFSMDKQKRVMGNMVSGGRFLKYSPWENYGTTLGLRIGNRPEMVTARTEGKPKWQQHWFSITAGPRLLRRGKVNLAPRSEGFTDRRMMEGKALRVAIGYPKHGQQLMLVTFLTPVTLRKEAEIMGYLGNYEAMNLDGGTSVGLAKGNKILKSANRELTNVITIYDTKHPAPKYLRDSWRTFQRGDNVVAQRQKARKP is encoded by the coding sequence ATGGGTAAACGAGCGCCACATCACTTTACGGAATGGGTAGTTCCACTGGCTAGCAGCATTTGTTTAATTACCGGCGGTTTATGGTTGGCCAATCAACTGGCGGGGGTGGGTGAGCGGCCGACGGCCAATCTGCGGGATTTACCGATCCCCATTGCGAGCAATACCAAAGTTGCTGCGGCTCAAACCGCAAATGGGGCGATCGCGCTACCCCAGAAGTTTTCCTCGGCCCGACCGATTCCGATCGGCCACCGCAAAATTGCCGGTGAGCAGATTTATCTGAGCTTGATCGACCTTACTGATCCCGAAATTTTCCTAGGCGTTGGGTTAGCCCACAATGCCAAACAAGCCAATAGCAGCAAAGTCACGAAGGGTGACGAACAATTTATTAAGATGGTGCGGCGTCACCGCGCCGCTGTCACCGTCAGTGGTACTTTCTTCAGCATGGATAAGCAGAAGCGAGTCATGGGTAATATGGTGTCCGGTGGACGCTTCCTCAAATACAGTCCCTGGGAAAATTACGGCACCACCCTAGGGCTGCGCATCGGCAACCGGCCTGAAATGGTCACGGCCCGGACAGAAGGCAAACCCAAGTGGCAGCAGCATTGGTTTTCGATTACTGCTGGTCCCCGGCTACTGCGGCGTGGGAAAGTGAATCTGGCGCCCCGATCAGAAGGCTTCACCGATCGGCGGATGATGGAGGGTAAAGCTCTCCGAGTGGCGATCGGCTATCCCAAGCATGGTCAGCAGCTGATGCTCGTCACCTTCCTGACCCCGGTTACCCTGCGCAAAGAAGCCGAAATTATGGGTTATCTTGGGAATTATGAAGCCATGAATCTTGATGGTGGCACTTCGGTGGGCCTAGCTAAAGGGAATAAGATCCTCAAATCCGCCAACCGGGAATTGACCAATGTCATCACGATTTACGACACCAAACATCCTGCACCAAAATATCTCCGCGACTCTTGGCGCACGTTCCAGCGCGGTGATAATGTGGTGGCCCAACGTCAAAAAGCGCGTAAACCTTAG
- a CDS encoding PTPA-CTERM sorting domain-containing protein, which translates to MVVLNQLLLRSALVGCGLITSGWLGASSATAASIRGHALYAPGAVVDHHDDLHDDTHEPESFTLLGEKWGDSQVRGTPGGTVTYSYMPTGVSCNAEVAPEDRDENPCSTTALADFMPTNFMAEIDRAFAVWEAVANIQFQQVVDDGSAFNTSGAVADIRLAGHVFDGAFGVLAHAFAPRAGAPSFAGDIHFDISETWKIGFGGPGFDIFQVTAHEIGHAIGLDHTEVDNALMAPFYSEAFRGPQADDIAGARALYGPNPASIPTPAMLPGLMGFGLGIWRKRRRSAAAVQV; encoded by the coding sequence ATGGTTGTTTTGAATCAGCTTTTACTTCGATCAGCATTGGTGGGCTGTGGGTTGATCACCAGTGGTTGGCTCGGGGCCTCAAGCGCGACAGCGGCTTCGATTAGAGGGCATGCGCTATACGCCCCAGGCGCCGTGGTAGACCATCATGACGACCTGCATGACGACACGCATGAACCCGAGTCCTTCACACTACTTGGGGAGAAATGGGGTGACAGTCAAGTTCGGGGGACGCCTGGAGGAACTGTGACCTATAGCTATATGCCAACGGGCGTGAGTTGTAATGCAGAAGTAGCGCCGGAAGACCGCGACGAAAATCCCTGTAGCACGACTGCACTGGCTGATTTTATGCCAACTAATTTTATGGCCGAAATCGATCGCGCCTTTGCGGTGTGGGAAGCGGTGGCAAATATTCAGTTTCAGCAGGTCGTCGATGATGGCTCGGCGTTTAATACCTCGGGAGCAGTCGCCGATATTCGATTAGCGGGGCATGTATTTGATGGCGCGTTTGGGGTCTTAGCCCATGCTTTTGCGCCCCGTGCTGGCGCACCCTCGTTTGCGGGCGATATCCACTTTGATATCAGCGAAACCTGGAAAATCGGGTTTGGTGGTCCTGGCTTCGATATTTTTCAGGTGACAGCCCATGAAATTGGCCATGCGATCGGCCTTGATCATACAGAAGTGGATAACGCGCTGATGGCACCGTTCTACAGTGAAGCATTTCGGGGGCCGCAGGCAGATGATATTGCGGGGGCACGCGCCCTCTATGGTCCCAATCCCGCGTCTATCCCAACGCCAGCAATGCTACCAGGGTTGATGGGATTTGGCCTGGGAATTTGGCGGAAGCGGCGGCGCAGTGCGGCAGCGGTGCAAGTCTAG
- a CDS encoding tRNA-(ms[2]io[6]A)-hydroxylase yields MTVNTLLPRIRFLQTPTSDAWVEQSLAHMDTILLDHSHCERKAAGVALNIMFRYPAETKLVRQLTTIAQEELEHFDQVNQIMADRGIPMAPLQPPPYGAALNKQIRRYEPERRLDTLLVSGLIEARSHERLGLLGEHCPDPELAAFYRSLMASEARHYGVYWVLADEAYDRAIVMQRLEELAAVESEILATLHPQPRVHS; encoded by the coding sequence TTGACTGTCAACACGCTACTCCCGCGCATTCGATTTTTACAAACGCCCACATCCGATGCCTGGGTTGAGCAGTCCCTCGCACATATGGACACCATATTGCTCGACCACTCTCACTGTGAGCGCAAAGCCGCTGGAGTGGCGCTGAATATTATGTTTCGCTATCCGGCGGAGACCAAGCTGGTGCGGCAACTGACGACGATCGCCCAGGAAGAGCTAGAGCATTTCGATCAAGTCAATCAAATTATGGCGGACCGGGGCATTCCCATGGCCCCGCTGCAACCGCCGCCCTACGGTGCGGCATTAAATAAGCAAATCCGCCGTTATGAACCAGAGCGGCGGCTGGATACCTTGTTAGTGTCAGGCTTAATCGAGGCCCGCAGTCATGAACGCCTGGGACTATTGGGTGAACATTGCCCTGATCCAGAACTGGCCGCCTTCTATCGCAGTCTGATGGCTTCGGAGGCGCGGCACTATGGGGTGTACTGGGTACTCGCTGACGAAGCTTACGATCGCGCCATCGTGATGCAGCGCCTGGAAGAACTGGCCGCCGTCGAAAGCGAAATTCTCGCGACTTTGCATCCCCAACCGCGTGTGCATAGCTAA
- a CDS encoding GNAT family N-acetyltransferase — translation MQTTYRDFQVRDWQPADRQAAATVIRSVLAEYGLGWEPSGADQDVMQVEQAYLQMGGQFWVVENGGQIIGTAAYYPITRGDQAVEIRKMYLLPAARGQGLGRFLLAQLEQTIVAAGYREIWIETATVLRAAVRLYEQSGYQPATGVETDRCDRIYCKRMMPLNVSAERG, via the coding sequence ATGCAAACGACTTATCGTGATTTTCAAGTCCGGGATTGGCAGCCGGCCGATCGTCAAGCGGCGGCCACAGTCATTCGTTCCGTACTTGCGGAGTATGGCTTAGGGTGGGAACCCAGCGGGGCCGATCAAGATGTGATGCAGGTGGAGCAAGCCTACTTGCAGATGGGCGGTCAGTTTTGGGTCGTGGAAAATGGGGGCCAAATTATCGGGACGGCCGCCTATTATCCAATTACGCGGGGTGATCAGGCGGTGGAGATTCGCAAAATGTACTTACTCCCGGCGGCGCGCGGTCAGGGCTTAGGTCGGTTTTTACTGGCGCAGTTAGAACAGACGATCGTGGCGGCGGGCTATCGGGAAATTTGGATTGAAACGGCCACCGTATTGCGCGCCGCCGTGCGGCTCTATGAGCAGTCAGGATATCAGCCCGCGACCGGGGTGGAAACCGATCGCTGTGATCGGATTTATTGCAAACGGATGATGCCGCTTAATGTCAGCGCTGAGCGCGGTTAA